Below is a window of Xyrauchen texanus isolate HMW12.3.18 chromosome 1, RBS_HiC_50CHRs, whole genome shotgun sequence DNA.
CTACCGTAACATGCTTGTTGACTGTTATGCTCTCTCCTGTGTTCAAAACATGGAGGTTGTTAGCTCAGTATAAAAGATCTCTGCTTAAATTtatcagtgaatcatttacatgaaccatccGAATGAATTTTAGTTAGCAAGGCCAAAGCTAAGTGATCCGTTTAATGTTACCGGTTCCATTTACATGAAATACCTAAAAGAATGGTATGGATTTTCCAGCACTACGCATGAGAACTGGGACGATTTAAGTGAGCGTGtttgatttacattttgttttcattgctACAGTCACAATTCAATAAAACACTCTGCTActcattggaaaatgtagctcGTTACTGGAAAATCTACACTATTGTAAAAATATCTGAGTGACTGCATGCTACTGTataatgtagttaagttagtagcatcgcTAATTTTGGCTAGCTACTCAAAAAACGGGTTGTCAGTAAGTATTCAGATGAACCAAATGTGTCTCTGCAATTAGAGCTAATCGTCCACCCAACCCCAAGTTACCATGTTATGCTTTTTGTAGAGGTCTCTCAGGAGTGCATCCAACTCATGTTCATCAATATAACCACTTCCATCCTGTTGAGAGCAAAAAATTATAGAAACTGAGAAAAGAGAGCATATTTGTGTTGTTTGTGTAGGGATGTGAAAGTTATGAATTTTGAGGTTGTgtattacatgcatattgttataGTTCATGTGTTGATATCTTCTAGATATGTGTGgatttggggggcctgggtagctcattggtaaagacactggctaccacccctggagttcactagttcgaatcccagtgcatgctgagtgactccagccaggtctcctaagcaaccaaattagcctggttgctGAGGAGTGTAGagtcatggggtaacctcctcgtggttgctgtCATGTGGTgtgttctcggtggggtgcatggtgagttgagcatggatgccacggtggatgcgtgaagcctccacacacgctatgtctccaaggcaacacgctcaacaagccacgtgataagatgtgcgtggaggcagctgggattcgtcatccgccacccggattgaggagagtcactacgcgtccatgaggacttaaaagcatattgggaattgtgcattccaatttgggtgaaaaaggggaaaaacacaAACTTGGAGGTATTCCAAATTGTTCTCACCTTGTCATAATAGGTGAAGATGCCTTCAAATTCATCAGCAGATAGTTTGATGTTCTGGTGATGAAGAGGAAAAAGTGATATTAGATTCATATATGTGTGTGCGAAAGAGAAGGCTTTAGTATCATATAAATTTGGCTTTAGATTTGATTTCGAGGGCCTGAATGTCATAACTATACAATAATCCTCTTAATCTTTAGGATTACAACAGAACCTAGCTACTAACACTTAGCATCATTTCAGCATGTATGCAATATATATCACTCACAAACATGCCAATATAATGTATTAATGCAATGTAGTCATGCCAGACATTGCACaatatttaatttagaaaatCGCAGTGTTTATTatggaaattacatttgcatAGGTTCCACTGATAAAAGTAATAATACTCAATTCTTGCAGTTAATATCAGACTTTCGTTTCACTTAATGCTCTTATTTTATGTCAGTTTAGAATTGACAAGCAGCATTTTATGCCCTTTTCCCATCCCTGGATGAACAGGCTAAGGTCTCCCAGCACATTGTATACACTTTATAAAAACTTTCATTAATTGCATTTAAGTCAAAAACTATTAAATTATATAGTGCCTAACATTCAAATAATGCTCATTCAAACAGTGTGCATGGCATGAAACTGCACATATTTGCTGCACATaatgttattataaaaaatattatatataatgatgaTTTCTATACTGTTATAATAATGGCAGCGTATCTTGCTTCCATCTAATAAAACGTCACACACTGTATAATGCTATGAGACTGAATTGAATATGGACCAATTCTTCCAGCCTTgacatattttcatttgttttgttgagatgaaagagagagcgagagaataaATCAAAAGAATACAGTGAATGTGGGGAGGCTGGGAAGGGTCTTGAGGCCATTAATCTATGGAGATTATCATAACTACAGTAGGATTGAAGTAATCCCTATCAACTCATGCTCACTGGGGTAGAAATCAAGCCACCAATCTGCCATCAGGTTCACACACAGAcaacacatgtaaacacacacacacaaacaaatatatgcaCCCAAACACACACTCGCTTGTAGACGAAAATGTTTTTTGCATGATTTCTGTAGAAAAGTCTTTATCAAGTGACCTTATGAAGGCTGTTTTCTTACCTGAAATTTGAGCAGAAAATTCTCCTGCACTGGAAGAAGTCTGGAAACACAATACATAACATTTAGTACAATGTTACATGTTAAACGTTCTCTAActctttttcactctctctcatCATTGCTCACCTAGCCATCTCAGACAATCCAAGCTTCCCATCACCATTCAGGTCGAACATTTTAAGCTGTAGGAAAAGCACAAATTAAAGAgcatctgtgtctgtgtgtatgagtgagagacTAATagctgtatgtgagtgtgtatatactCACTATGGTCTGCGTATACTCGTTCAGTTTCTTGTCATCATAATGTCTGTTTGCTTTCTTCAACAGATCGGAGAGGAAGCCCTGGGGGGGGGtggagatttatttaaaaaaataaaataattgagccccttttctcccaatttggaatgcacaattacaactacttagtaggtcctcgtgatggtgcggttactcgcctcaatccagatggcagaggacaaatctcagttgcctccatttcaatccgcacatcttatcacgtggcatgctgtgcatgacaccgcggagactccgcatgtggaggctcatgctattctccgtgatccacgcacaatttaccacgtgccccattaagAGCGTGAACCCCttatcgcgaccacgaggaggttatcccatgtgactcttccctccctagcaaccgggccaatttggttgcttaggagacctgactggagtcactcagcatgccctggattcaaactcatgactgcaggggtggtagtcagcatcaatactcactgagctatccaggccccatGAATGAGCTTTATTAATCAAAAGTTCTATCACAGTTTGGAAAGTTCTGCTTGATTTTTTAATAATACCTTCAGTTCATTGGATTCAATGTATCCACTTCGGTCAGTATCGTATGTTCTCCATGCCTGCAAGatggaatttttttattaaaatagacAGTGAGGACATATCATAGTCTTCTATTGTCTACTATACTTCTGTTGTCTCATAGACTTCTATTACTTCTTTTACCTAAAAGTATTAACCTCGTGCAACCACTCATCCACATGTATGGATGTTGTATTTTTTCTTGGCTTTATGCAAcgcatcatttaaatgaatcaaaatcaGCTGAATACTGTATACAAGTCTCaaaactgtcatttaagggttaaacttctggcacACCGCATCACGTAACACAACAgcagtggtggatttaggcatggaCAACATTGTCAGCCACCCTGGGTGGCATCTTGCTATCGACCAAGATAAATGAGAtatttattgtaatagtaatttttgtgGTGTTTGGTATTAGTTTAAATCTACAGTAGGTgcgactttttttattttcttttataaaccattttaatttttttatttgttaatgaatgtaaaataaaagaatgaGTATTTCAATGGTTCTTTAAACAGTTTCAGTGTCATTTAATAactttataaatgtgtttattatagaaaatgacaAACTTAATGTAAATACATTAGTAGAATACATTAAAGGTGCACATCTACTAGTGTCCTTGGAGTCtagttatttgttatatttttcaacattaacacatattTCGCTtcattgtaatatacattttgttattttatttgatcactgtacaatatggttctattgattaacattagtaaatgcattgctATATGCAGCTAAGTGAATTCACTCCTCAAATCTGAACaacagttcagtttcaggctacagatgatgtttggacctgtcaacatgtttggcagacatgggacacaaaagattcacaacttagtccctctgtccacaaatgtggacataaattgttattaaaacaatttgctctagaatgtttttttttttttgcttgtttattaggtgatactaattacaaataaaagaaaatgcacacagcagtcatgcgggTCTAAGGaggttaataaattatatattgccCTGCAAATTCAAAATGCAGTAGCTGCACATTTAGTCAAAACTGAGTTGAGTTTGAGCTTGAATCGGGTCCCTTTTAGACCGGGTTTGGCTCACCTTTGTttagattcagagaaaacagagtaATCCACATTTGGGTGGATAATCAAAACACTTTGGGTAAATTACTGTGTTTTGGATTTGCAGGGCAGTATAGACTAACCTAAACCTTAATCctgtccttttttttattattcttatttaattaataatttttccaaCTGAATACTTCTCCAAAGAGAGGCTTTGTCCGCCAAAGTATAGCTAAGTAAACCCCAAACACATTCAGCCAATGAAATCTTTAAAGGTTTTACCACAATAAGGTAAAATGGACCGGGTTTCAATCAAAAATGTTCAGATTTGTCATAATCAGCTTTAGTGATGTCACTTTCATCTTGTGTTTAAACCAGCAGATTTGAGAAATTGGAATTCAAATGGGATTACTGCTGGTCCTATCTAATGTAGAGGAATACCAACCTGCCCTGATTGACCAGGATCTGTGTTATTGTGTGAGCTGAGCTAACTGAGCTAACTCCTGAATCCTGTCCTCACTTTTGGGTCGTCTCCTCCTACATGTTCTGTATTATTTACAAAATCCATGTGTTGAACAAATGAACCTCCATTAACCCAGTtactcacatacacacccacCGTGTTCCTCTGTGTTGCAGGCCATTCATAATGGATTGCCTACCGCAAAGAGttttttgctctctctttctcttactcTTGTCTCACACAGACGTACATAAAACACCTTGCCTATTAAAAAGCACTTCATGTTTACAATAATAATTGTTAAACTATTGATTTGCTAATAAAATAAAGAGGTTGCTAATCTAGTCAGTCAGACACATAGACCAGAGACAGTTAATCTCACTTAGAGTCTCTACAGAACAGGAAACTCATAAGATACAGCAACAAAACTGTCACTGTGTGTTTTAGTGCTTGACATACCGCCATAAACTCAGCACTGGATCCCACAAACTGCCTGAAGCATAATAGAAAGTTCTCCTCTGTTGGCAGGATCTGAGCCAGCTTaaaaagataaagagagagagggagtaaaAAAGAGTGAGAACCCATTTTCAGCATTTCTTTATCATAACAAGACCTAATCACTTTTAATGCTCAGTAATATCAGTATTAATGGATAAAATAGTAATCTTGAATCATCTTTTGAACAAAATTGAGAATGTGTTGTCTTGAAGTGTTTACTTGTCCATCCAGTTGACTGGACTATTCCTTTACATTTCTCGCAGTCCATAATGCTGTTAAAAGggatttcagcaccatggacagccgCACAGTAGAGCACAGAGCTCTTATCCTAAGCAGACCTTTTGCTACACGATCAGCCAAGTGCTGCTGTCTGAGCTGATGCCTGTGTATAAAGCCCATCTCTCTGGCTTAAGAAGAGAGTGCCTTCTAGAACTGGACATGGATGAGAGACCATTTCATACCCTTGTTTATCTCTTCCGGACTCAACAGAGGAACCCATCACTGCTGAACTGCTGAAGGGATACTAAACCTAAACATTGCAATTCCAGAAGCACAAAGCCAGCAAAGCTCTCTGTACTGAAAAAGTACTTTTTAAGTCTTACAAGCCAGCTGTTGTTTTGTGATGAAATGCAACAAATATAACATCACCTGTTTTAGGGAAAATATTAAGGCTGTCAATTTTATGCATAATTTGAATGCAATTAATTATCTAAAAGTTATTTATCATGCCCCCTGACTGTACGGGAATTCTGCACGGGCGTCTAGTGACTtgctttttaaagtttaaaaccgCATTTAGCTTGAAAAAGCGTCCTAAAAACGCAATGTTTATGCACAAGATGCTAAAACCATTGAAACGCAATGCAACCAGGAGACACTTCAAAAGCGTTCATCAGACACGTGTAAGCTTAGGCCAAGAAAAGTAACGCAGGTCAAAATAGCCATTGACAAACTCGATTGCAAAAGGGATTTCAATTGACTGTAGGCCAGTGACAACCTATGTTCagttatatggaaataaaacaaacaatatattgacttcttaAGTCACTTTTATTATTGTCTAATCACTCCTCAGCCAAGATAGTGTAATatctttgaattatctgaattattatatttaatctaCAACAGCATTGCCCATATGATCCTGGAGTGCAGACAGATTACACATCCCTCTTTAGTCTTTCCATTTAAAGTTAagcatttgacagacacttttattcaaagcaacttacagtgctgtggcagggcggaggacagggctgggtcgtgattctacacacccggtcccttatcaggcttatcAAGCCTTAGAGGGATAAAagcagactgcggaggatggtgcgggagagagagagcaatctGGAAGCTAACGTTGCTTAtatttgtgttattgtgtgttatCGACAGTTACCGTCGATTGTGTAAAAAGGGTAACACTATTGTGCCTTTGAGCAATGTGGGGTATATTACAGTAAATTAAGTAATTTGGATCACAAGGGGAACTGCCTGAAATGTTTTAGATATCATTGCTTACTTCTCTACCCCTCTGCGTTTGTTGCTTTTAATGTGTTGTGGCAATTGAGCATCACTGAATCTGATTTCCACTGTTAAAAATCGAATTATTTGATCTTCTAAATCATCTTATTATTTACACTGATTCTGCTTTTAGCTCAAAGAAGAATAAAAGATCTTCTAGTAATATCTTTCTGAAGAAAAAGTCAAGCAGAAAAACTTGGGAAGCAGGACAGCTGAAGATGGCtgattgtcacgaaccccgctccctcgctccgccccctcgagcttccacgctcgttccgccccctcgagctcgcacgctctttttgctcgctcaagccctcatgcccactttgctcctactcgctcacatgctcgtaggcaatctcccttcctcgagtttctcacgcgtttccaatcccccagaacattatgaccacctgcactcgcgtcatctgcactcctgcacattagtttcacctgcactcgtctcatcacctgtcatggtttacacctgcactcgcccctatatatatcactaccctttcgcctcacggtggttggttattgtatttagtttccgtgatctttgcccccgctagtctcgctctagttttgacctcctctcgttcacctcttagcttgccagctccccttgttcccctgtcttttgctcccactagtctcgtcattttcctcttgattccctggctttcgagctccccttgttcccctgtcttttgctccctctagtcccgccTCGCTGATTCTAAttacccggctttgacccctacgcctcgttgaccactctctcctggatttgcccctttaccctatcttgattccccggcttcgatttaacgctcaccctgaccattcttcactggatttgccccttgattgtacttttgcctgcctgcaataaagcgcagtttgacttacattgtgactgtctcttcttgtgcgggttacagaataaccaaccgctaccgaagacagtcacaatgccctcAGCTGAGGATTCAGCGCAGCttactagagcggaggtgcacgcCACATTcgggcgcgaggagctacagtttggaggcaggaccgagcgccatggcccaggggcagcaggtatgttctttgtctgatttatgtcaccctgtttcacctgtgtctgcccctgagcccgttgatgctttccacgcatccgctgacgccgtatgctctccatccccgagaggttttatggctcatcggacgctgaaccaagggttttccgtgcaaggcagtggttatgtaactcataaccccgtccttgacattatggagccagcggcccgactcttgggtttgcgccagggagccaacccttggaggcttatattatggatttttgtgccctggcgtaccaggtgaattttgatgaggtggctctgaaagacatttttcaatttggactgaatgagccagcctcatcattcatgcctggtggtcgctgctctctcaacctggctcagtttattgacctcgccctactgtacgctggttcctcgtttactgtgggggaggcagaaactgaaccagcgttctataccacggcccctgtcttgaagcctaccacggcccccgtcttgaagcctaccacggcccccatcttgaagcctaccacagcccccatcttgaagcctaccacggcccccgtcttgaagcctaccacggcccccgtcttgaagcctaccacggcccccgtcttgaagcctaccacgcccccatcttgaagcctaccacagcccccgtcttgaagcctaccacggcccccgtcttgaagcctaccacggcccccgtcttgaagcctaccacggcccccgtcttgaagcctgtcacggccctagtcccgaagcctgtcacggccctagtcccgaagcctgtcgcggccctagccccgaagccttacacggccctagtcccgaagcctgacacggccccagtcccgaagcctgacacggccccagtcccgaggcctgtcacggccccagtcccgaagcctgacacggccctagccccgaagcctgtcatggccctgtcccgaagcctgtcacggccccagtctcgaagcttggcacggccagcgagtcaacgcccatgccttccacggccagagagtcagcgcccatgcctgccacggccaacaagccagcgcccatgcccgccacggccaacgagccagcgcccatgcccgccacggccaacgagccagcgcccatgcccgccacggtcggcgagccagcgcctgtagcctcgaccgtccccatggccacgtccctgttggccgaggatgcaagagaaggaagagggccccttctccccagtctcgtcttgtgctcaagaccgcagaggttccctcagtcttccacggctctaccgacctctgcgccgcccccagagtcttccacggctctgccgggttctgctccgccccagagtcttccacggctctgccgggttctgctctgcccccagagtcttccacggctctgccgggttctgctccgcctccagagtcttccacggctctgccgggttctgctccgcccccagagtcttccacggctctgccgggttctgctccgcctccagagtcttccacggctctaccgggttctgctccgcccccagagtcttccacggctctgccgggttctgctccaccccagagtcttccacggctctgccgggctctgctccgcccccagagtcttccacggctctgccgggctctgctccgcccccagagtcttccacggctctgccgggttctgctccgcccccagagtcttccacggctctgccgggttctgctccgcccccagagtcttccacggctctgccgggttctgctccgctctcagagtcttccacggctctgccagcctctgctcgcccctcagagccctcgcggcctccgcctctccagtctcccaaggctcctcctcccaagcctcccagggctcctctcaagcctcccagggctcctcctctcgagcctcccagagctctacctcccaagccccccagggttctgcctttcaagtctctcgagcctcccagagcgccgcctctcagggaTTCTCCTCcagagtctttcaaggctcctcctcccaagcctcccaggcctcctcttctcgagccttccaaggctcctcctcccaagcctcccagggctcctcctctcgagcctctcagggcttctcctctcgagtctttcagggctccccctcccaagcctctcagggcttctcctctcgagtctttcagggctccacccctcaagcctctcacggcttcgcctctcgagtctctcagggctcctccccccctcaagcctctcagggctccgtccctcgagtctttcatggctccacccctcaagcctctcacggcttcgcctctcgagtctctcagggctcctcctcccctcgagcctctcagggctcggtccctcgagtctttcatggctccacccctcaagccacTCACAGCTTCGCCtcttgagtctctcagggctcctccccctctcaagcctctcagggcttcccctctcgagtctctcagggcctcccacggcgccacctccattggctccacctcctgagccttccaggcctccgcctctagagcctcccacggcgccaccgtcattggctccacctccagagcctttcaggccttcgcccctaaagcctccttcggctccacctccagagccttccagaaccccacctccagagccgcctacagtgccgcctctgacagcaccgcctttcacggctcttccctggccccctgaccctgtccggtggcccctgacactctccctgtcctgtggcctcttccctggcctcctgaccctgttcctgtctggtggtcaccttccagacccccggacccagtccctgtcctccagtcgcctt
It encodes the following:
- the LOC127644429 gene encoding calretinin-like, whose protein sequence is MANKGPELLPVHLAELTASQFLDIWNKFDADGNGCIEGKELEHFILELETARKSADPSNASFRDKMKEFMLKFDENGDGKIEMSELAQILPTEENFLLCFRQFVGSSAEFMAAWRTYDTDRSGYIESNELKGFLSDLLKKANRHYDDKKLNEYTQTILKMFDLNGDGKLGLSEMARLLPVQENFLLKFQNIKLSADEFEGIFTYYDKDGSGYIDEHELDALLRDLYKKHNMVVDTQILASSKKSIMALSDGGKLFRTELEIVLCKEPSF